From a single Sphingobium sp. genomic region:
- a CDS encoding YihY/virulence factor BrkB family protein, with product MSLRSGPIWVSDHSPLSPEARAHDPHPHPTSEDEWFHRLDVYHRAGEVVRRVAVGVYNEGFIHAGNFAYLSLVTLFAFCIVAAAIAGSFGQTASGLALIDAFFRTVPPSAAEALSGPVHAAMTARSGPLLWLSALVSLWTTSSLIETIRDVLHRAYGAQPERQFWHYRLGSLIMIVAAVVVAMISFSAQVLVVAIEELVYRFIPMAQQASGYFAWGRIIPFAALFLAIYTIYRGLTPRKYRGSIYPKWPGAVLVSLWWLGCTMLLPLFLTSMTDYDLTYGSLAGVMIALIFFYLIGLGMVTGAQLNAALANATKNGLKGHLMTGKQQG from the coding sequence ATGAGCCTGCGATCCGGTCCGATCTGGGTGTCTGATCACAGCCCCCTGTCGCCTGAGGCGCGTGCGCACGACCCGCACCCGCACCCGACAAGCGAGGATGAATGGTTTCACAGGTTGGATGTTTACCATCGTGCAGGCGAAGTCGTTCGCCGCGTTGCAGTGGGTGTCTATAACGAAGGCTTCATCCATGCCGGCAATTTTGCCTATCTGTCGCTGGTCACGCTTTTTGCCTTTTGCATCGTCGCAGCCGCTATTGCCGGCAGTTTCGGTCAGACGGCATCCGGCCTTGCCCTCATCGACGCTTTTTTCCGCACCGTTCCGCCCAGCGCGGCAGAGGCACTGTCGGGCCCAGTCCATGCTGCGATGACTGCCCGTTCTGGGCCGCTGTTATGGCTAAGTGCGCTTGTCAGCCTGTGGACGACATCTAGTCTTATCGAAACGATCCGCGACGTGCTCCACCGCGCATATGGGGCCCAGCCCGAACGCCAGTTCTGGCACTATCGGCTTGGTAGTCTGATAATGATTGTCGCTGCGGTGGTTGTCGCAATGATTTCGTTTTCGGCACAAGTCCTCGTCGTTGCGATCGAGGAACTTGTCTATCGCTTCATTCCGATGGCGCAGCAGGCATCGGGCTATTTTGCATGGGGAAGGATCATTCCCTTTGCGGCGCTTTTTCTTGCTATCTACACCATCTACCGCGGCCTCACTCCGCGCAAATATCGCGGGTCGATTTATCCCAAATGGCCGGGCGCGGTGCTGGTTAGCCTGTGGTGGCTGGGATGCACCATGCTCCTGCCGCTCTTCCTTACCTCGATGACTGATTACGACCTGACCTATGGTAGCCTTGCAGGGGTAATGATCGCGCTGATTTTCTTTTACCTGATCGGGCTCGGCATGGTGACGGGCGCTCAGTTGAACGCGGCGCTGGCAAATGCCACCAAAAATGGCCTAAAGGGGCATTTGATGACGGGGAAACAACAAGGGTAA
- a CDS encoding SDR family oxidoreductase, which yields MSGLMAGKRGLIMGLANDKSLAWGIAKKLHAEGAELAISYQGEVMEKRVRPLAEQLGCDFLIDCDVSTEAELDKAFGTLAARWPTIDFVVHAIGYTNKEALRGKYFDVGLDDFLMTMNISVFSFTAVAKRAAAMMVPFDPETGTGGGSMLTLSYYGAEKVVPHYNVMGVAKSALETSVKYLANDVGPQGIRVNAISAGPIKTLAASGIGDFRYILKWNELNSPLRRNVTIDDVGASALYFLSDLSGGVTGETHHVDAGYHTVGMKQEDAPDIGLA from the coding sequence ATGTCGGGATTGATGGCAGGGAAACGGGGCCTGATCATGGGCTTGGCGAACGATAAATCACTGGCCTGGGGAATCGCGAAAAAATTGCACGCCGAAGGCGCCGAACTCGCGATCAGCTATCAGGGCGAAGTGATGGAAAAGCGGGTAAGGCCGCTGGCTGAGCAGCTTGGTTGTGATTTCCTGATCGATTGCGACGTTTCGACCGAGGCGGAGCTCGACAAGGCTTTTGGGACCCTTGCTGCTCGATGGCCGACGATCGATTTCGTCGTCCATGCGATCGGCTACACCAACAAGGAGGCGTTGCGCGGCAAATATTTCGACGTCGGCCTAGATGATTTCCTGATGACGATGAACATCAGCGTGTTCAGCTTTACAGCCGTTGCCAAGCGCGCAGCTGCAATGATGGTACCCTTTGATCCCGAAACCGGAACCGGCGGCGGCTCGATGCTGACGCTCAGCTATTATGGCGCGGAAAAGGTTGTCCCGCATTACAATGTCATGGGCGTTGCCAAATCGGCGTTGGAAACCAGCGTCAAATATCTGGCAAACGATGTCGGTCCGCAGGGTATTCGCGTGAATGCGATTTCGGCAGGGCCGATTAAGACGCTCGCCGCATCGGGCATCGGCGATTTCCGTTATATCCTGAAATGGAATGAACTGAATTCGCCGTTGCGCCGCAATGTTACCATCGACGATGTCGGCGCATCGGCGCTCTATTTCCTGTCAGACCTGTCGGGCGGCGTCACCGGCGAAACGCATCATGTCGACGCCGGTTACCACACCGTCGGCATGAAGCAGGAGGATGCTCCGGATATCGGACTGGCCTGA